From the genome of Kluyveromyces lactis strain NRRL Y-1140 chromosome F complete sequence:
GCCTTTTCAGGTCTTATAAAGTTATATTAGTTTGCAGGTCACCTTTATTAGCTCGCACTAGTCCACTTCAAGTGATTTCTATATCTTTACGTTTTATTGCATTTGAAGGTGTGTAGTTTCTTCTAAGTTTATCGATTTACAAAGCTTGTTTTTCATGCCCCGACGTTAAACGAGAACAACATACATATCGAGAATGCACATacattcttcaaacaattcATGTGGCCAGCTTCTGTAGCGACCGGAAACTGACTCTAGTTAAATGGTAGGTATGCTTTTGGATTACTCTGATATATCTAACCTTAAACTCCTGACTCTAAATTCTAACTGTTATAAAAGAACTCGTCTTACAATCATTAGGCTCAAGCAGGCAATAGGATAACGTCATTTAAAATATCCTCTGACATTTGCATACTTCTATTTATCGGTCAAATATCCAGTTTATCAATTCATAATGGTCTGAACTACATTCATGCTCCATTTTTTTATGTTACAGCAGCTTGTCTGCTTCTTACGATGAAAGAGTTCCTGCTCTCCGGTCTTTGTATTCTACAGTCTTCGTTCCTGATATCTCCTGTTTAGATCTGTGAATGGCAATTCCTATTTCGTAATTATTTGACATTACCATTTGTAGAAAGGTTAGTGTTTAATACTCTTGACTGGCTTGCCCCTGATTATGAGATCGGTTGCACAACACAAAATAGTCGGCATTGTTACTGGAAAGTCTTTCACAAAAGGGCCCAGCCATAAGATGCCTAACCTCAAATCTACAATTTCTGAGCAATGAAAGCCAAATGTATCATATTCGGCACATCATCATATTTAGCAGCTAGCTTTTAGAGGTTCATCATGTCACagatatcttcatcatataTTGCCGAAAAAGGAAACCCGCCGACAGTATATATAAAGTCAGGCCATACAGGCGTAACAATAATGTAAGTCGACTCGCTGGTATCAATTACCAACCAAAAAAGTATCCACGTTAACAGATATATAATGGTAAGACTTAGCCCAATTTTAATTCTAGCTACAATCGACGCATTCCTGTGTTTAGCCGCAGATGAACCATCACCTGAACAATTAAGTTCAGCCAAACAAGAAGCTGCAGCTGCTGACTTGCagttcttcatcgaattcTTAGATGATTTTAACGTGAACCTGGTCTCATATACATCATATATGAATGAAGCAAAAATGACATTGCCGCAGGATGTTGCCAATTATTACtatcatttgaaaagtgTAACTGAAACCACTCAATTGCTTGATGATTTAGCCACCAGCTTCCCATTCACTGAGTTCAAGACTTTTATCACAGCTTTTCCTTGGTATTCCTCTATATTATCTGAGGCGTCTGCAACAGATTTCTATGTGCCTGATGATTTTATTACCCAGCAAGCGGAAGTACCAGTAACTTCCTCTATCGCTCCATCGACTGGACAGGTAACACAACCTCCTGCAACCACAGCCTCTTCTTTAGAGGGTTTAACTACCGATCTCCCCAGTAACGCATCTTCCACTATTGTCTCCAATGTATCCACCACAACTGTGACAGCCTTCCAAAGTGTAAATCTAGGCTCAAAGGCTGATAAGTATGTCCCTCTGTTGATATTGGCGATTTTATGTTACTTGTTTTGATAACTCATCTTTTAtaagatcttcaattttttcgACCTGACACAAACATTATTACCGTTGTTAGTATTCTTTAGTTCACTTGTTGTTTTCTGATCGGACTTGATATTTAAATTCGATAAATAATCTTCAATAACATACCCATTTCATGAATTCAGGATCCGCAAGTTTGGATTTAATTTGACATACTGTAGGAACTTCAAGGGTTAACTTTGACGTTGGATTTTCCAGTTTCAATTCACCCTTAtagtttttttctttggtgatGTCGTTATTCTGTTCCTGTTCTTTCTCGATGGAAGGTTCAGGCGTCTGTTGAGTGACGAGATTTTGCATCTGCTCATTAAACAAAGGAACTCTCGGTGCTGGTAGTGGAGTACTCTGAGATAAAACAAAATCCATGTTGGTGGCTGTTTGAAGGAAGCTCTGTTGTGAATTTTGCCAATGCGGATTTTTCACCTGATGTTGATTGTAAAACTGATAATTAGCTGAACAAACCTGTTGTTCAGGAGGAAACGCTGCTGTTTGATTTGggttaaagaaaaaagattgCGATGGTGATAGGACGGTATTGCTCCTTGTTGTTACTGCTGGCTTCACTACAAACCCTAGTTTTTGAAGGATATCGGTTGCTTGCACAAAATCAACTCCGTTGTGAAATCCTAGTTGAAATCTTTTCATCACAATAGTAttatcatctttctttatGAGATATTTGCACGATATTGACGGTGCTTTAGctgaaaattgaaaaggttCATGATTAAACCCGGCAAAGGTACTCTTCAACGCAAAGAAATCTATTACTTCTAAATCCTGTAAGTACGGCTGTGTCACTACTCTCATAAGGAGTTTATTTGGGCTCGTATTCGAAAACATTAAGTTGATCCTACCATCTGAAGATACGTGATTCCATTTATCTACCAATGTTGGCGTCTTTCCGCTATCGAATCCACTTGGTGCTGCTTCTAAAGTGGTGTAGTAAGAATATTTTCTAATGGGAATACTAAATTCTGCCATTTTCCTTGTTCTGTATTTTAACCGCCGAAGGTCCTTTGTATCAATAATACATCCAAAGTAATGTTCCACAGATATTATTTTTacagagaaagaagaataataaaTGATTGTTCAGGAGTCAGTTTTAGGGTTTTGGTAAATCCTGGGTACTTACTCTCTGATGTGTATGTCGTCAGTTGTTCTTTCGTGAACATGGGTCACTGAACTTATTAGAGGAAGTAATCTTAAAAAATGAACCGGtgttttgttgttgttttttttttaatgaTTTCCAGGAACTTGAAGTTTGACAGAAACTGACGAACAGTTAATTCCTGTAATCCAAATAAACAAGCCAACTGCAGATCAAGTTCCCATTTCACATTCAGCTATTTTGTGCACTATCAATAGAATCAGTTTCTGCCACGCCATACCTCATTGATATAAAATCGAAGCTTACATttagagaaagaaggatGGTGTATTTCTATACTTCACAGCAGGTTGACGGTATGAGTCCGCATTGGATCATTACAGGAAAGGATAAGTTTGAAAACGACTTATTGATAAAGTACGGGTACAGGGAGTTACGATACCAATGGTTTCATGCCGATAAGTACTCCAGTGGGCACATTTATTTGAAGTTAAAACCTGATGAGAAGACACTGCAGGATGTACCTCGAGAAGTACTTCAGGACTGTTTGCAATTGTGTAAGTCAGAATCCATTCAGGGAAACAAGCTGCCGCAGTGTACTATTTTATCCACGCCATGGCATAATCTGCGGAAAAGCGGGTACATGAAGCCTGGTGAAGTTTCCTATAAGTCAACGAAAGCTGTTCGTAAAATGGACTGTTTTGCTAGAGATAATACGATATTGAATAGATTACAGAAgacaagaattgaaattattgaCGAAATAGAATCGCTTTTGCATGAggcaaagaaatcaaaagatcCAGATTTCTTTGCTAGatatattgaaatcaacagaGAGAGGCTAATACAAGAGGAAACTCAGAGGAAAGCcttgaagaaacagaaaaagaagctaaagaaaaaagatgaaggaCAATTATTTGAGTATGAAAACATTGAGGTGTTGTGAAATAGTTTTTAAGATAAGCCAACCGCAGCCCACCCTTGATAGGTACATTGCCTATTTAGTATACCTTTCACAACTGACACATGGAAGAACATATTTAcgtatcacgtgaccacatgatttctttttccaatattgaaaattttattgaaacgatgcgatgagatgatCAAACACTACATAGTAAGGAATCTATAAGTAAGTTATGTACCAGTATTGATCTATTGGCAAAAGTTGCTGGCCTTGATTGAATCAGTGACAAACTGTACTTCAATAGAACAATTCCAGGATGTCCAAGAGAACTGCTTCCGATGAAGGACTAGAAAACGTCGATGATCGAATTGTCCATTCTAAGACAGAGGCTGGTGAAGTACCATCGGCCAATGCAGTGAATGCCAATGAGcaagatgttgaaatggGTGAATTCGAGGACCCTTATGGTGATGATTTCGAGAGTGATGGCGAAATCATCGAAattgacgatgaagaagataatgaagaagaattagatGGAAACATTGAGAACGATGAGTTTCTGGAAAAGAAGCAACAACAAGCTCAAGAGCTAGTCGAAAAGGATCAAAATGCTGAACAAGAGCAAAGTGAACAATTGTGGTTGCCACATTTATCTAAGCCTTTGGGTCCTGATGAAGTTTTGGAAGCTGATCCTACAGTCTACGAAATGTTACATACAGTTAACGTTCCTTGGCCATGTATGACGCTTGACGTTATTCCAGACACACTAGGATCCGGCCGCAGAAATTATCCACAATCTCTTTTGATGGCAACAGCAACACAAGCTTCTaaaaagaaccaaaacGAATTGAtggttttgaagatgtcCCAATTGGCTAAAACTTTAGTAAaggaagacgaagatgagAACGAAggtgaagatgaggatgaggatgGCACGGACCCTGTCATTGAGAATGAAAACATTTCCCTTAAGGACACTACCAATAGATTGAAAGTGTCTCCTTTTGCCAATGCAGCTCAAGAGGTATTGTGTAGCACTATGTCTGAAAATGGGGAAgtatatatttttgatctGGCTTCTCAGGTGAAAGCCTTTGAGACTCCTGGATACCAAATCCCAAAGCAAGCCAAAAGACCCATCCATACTGTAAGAAATCATGGGAGTGTCGAAGGTTACGCTAATGATTGGTCTCCAATTATAAAAACTGGTGCAATGCTATCGGGTGATTGCTCTGGCCAAGTCTTCTTAACTCAAAGACATACTTCCAAGTGGATTACTGATAAACAAGCCTTTACGGTTGCTAATAATAAATCTATCGAAGACTTGCAATGGTCTCGTACAGAATCGACTGTATTCGCTTCGTGTGGTATTGACGGATATATCAGAATTTGGGACACTCGTTCTAAAAAACACAAGCCAGCCATTTCGGTTAAGGCGTCAAATACAGATGTAAATGTTATAAGTTGGAGTGAGAAGATTGGATACCTACTTGCTAGTGGTGATGATGACGGTACTTGGGGTGTATGGGATTTAAGACAGTTTACTCCACAAAATGCATCCACTGCCTCCCCAGTGGCACAGTATCAATTCCACAAAGGTGCAATTACTTCAATTAGTTTCAATCCACTCGATGAATCTATAATTGCTGTCGCATCCGAAGACAACACCGTTACTCTATGGGATTTGTCTGTTGAAgctgatgatgaagaaattaagCAACAAGCTGCTGAAACTAAAGAATTACAACAAATTCCTCCCCAATTGTTATTCGTACATTGGCAAAAGGAAGTTAAGGATGTAAAATGGCATAAACAAATTCCTGGCTGTTTGGTAAGTACAGGAACTGATGGGTTAAACGTCTGGAAAACCATCAGTGTGTAATAAACTCCgtttttattattattatttacaAATTAAATCCTCTTAATCTTTACTCGCTCGCATGTAAGTTAATAAAACAGATAAAATGGACAAATTTTCTCCTCTCGACTACATTTGGAGTTGATGTGACTCATCGTTTAGAACACTTCATTTATTCTTTTAGTTACTGTTGTATGTCTTTATTCACAATTTG
Proteins encoded in this window:
- the AFB1 gene encoding Afb1p (some similarities with uniprot|Q07988 Saccharomyces cerevisiae YLR040C Hypothetical ORF), producing MVRLSPILILATIDAFLCLAADEPSPEQLSSAKQEAAAADLQFFIEFLDDFNVNLVSYTSYMNEAKMTLPQDVANYYYHLKSVTETTQLLDDLATSFPFTEFKTFITAFPWYSSILSEASATDFYVPDDFITQQAEVPVTSSIAPSTGQVTQPPATTASSLEGLTTDLPSNASSTIVSNVSTTTVTAFQSVNLGSKADKYVPLLILAILCYLF
- the REC114 gene encoding Rec114p (weakly similar to uniprot|P32841 Saccharomyces cerevisiae YMR133W REC114 Protein involved in early stages of meiotic recombination; possibly involved in the coordination of recombination and meiotic division; mutations lead to premature initiation of the first meiotic division), yielding MAEFSIPIRKYSYYTTLEAAPSGFDSGKTPTLVDKWNHVSSDGRINLMFSNTSPNKLLMRVVTQPYLQDLEVIDFFALKSTFAGFNHEPFQFSAKAPSISCKYLIKKDDNTIVMKRFQLGFHNGVDFVQATDILQKLGFVVKPAVTTRSNTVLSPSQSFFFNPNQTAAFPPEQQVCSANYQFYNQHQVKNPHWQNSQQSFLQTATNMDFVLSQSTPLPAPRVPLFNEQMQNLVTQQTPEPSIEKEQEQNNDITKEKNYKGELKLENPTSKLTLEVPTAVTVVVDTLETIVEDALLGRSVVKPSKEEAVVAGGCVTCPVDGAIEEVTGTSACWVIKSSGT
- the JLP2 gene encoding Jlp2p (similar to uniprot|P40206 Saccharomyces cerevisiae YMR132C JLP2 Hypothetical ORF); the encoded protein is MVYFYTSQQVDGMSPHWIITGKDKFENDLLIKYGYRELRYQWFHADKYSSGHIYLKLKPDEKTLQDVPREVLQDCLQLCKSESIQGNKLPQCTILSTPWHNLRKSGYMKPGEVSYKSTKAVRKMDCFARDNTILNRLQKTRIEIIDEIESLLHEAKKSKDPDFFARYIEINRERLIQEETQRKALKKQKKKLKKKDEGQLFEYENIEVL
- the RRB1 gene encoding ribosome biosynthesis protein RRB1 (highly similar to uniprot|Q04225 Saccharomyces cerevisiae YMR131C RRB1 essential nuclear protein involved in early steps of ribosome biogenesis), yielding MSKRTASDEGLENVDDRIVHSKTEAGEVPSANAVNANEQDVEMGEFEDPYGDDFESDGEIIEIDDEEDNEEELDGNIENDEFLEKKQQQAQELVEKDQNAEQEQSEQLWLPHLSKPLGPDEVLEADPTVYEMLHTVNVPWPCMTLDVIPDTLGSGRRNYPQSLLMATATQASKKNQNELMVLKMSQLAKTLVKEDEDENEGEDEDEDGTDPVIENENISLKDTTNRLKVSPFANAAQEVLCSTMSENGEVYIFDLASQVKAFETPGYQIPKQAKRPIHTVRNHGSVEGYANDWSPIIKTGAMLSGDCSGQVFLTQRHTSKWITDKQAFTVANNKSIEDLQWSRTESTVFASCGIDGYIRIWDTRSKKHKPAISVKASNTDVNVISWSEKIGYLLASGDDDGTWGVWDLRQFTPQNASTASPVAQYQFHKGAITSISFNPLDESIIAVASEDNTVTLWDLSVEADDEEIKQQAAETKELQQIPPQLLFVHWQKEVKDVKWHKQIPGCLVSTGTDGLNVWKTISV